A single Endozoicomonas sp. NE40 DNA region contains:
- the yidC gene encoding membrane protein insertase YidC yields the protein MDLQRTLLIGAVAVVGVLTLQQWNEDYNQPARPTGEEAITSMSNVSIAQSGSDMPTLSSDSAGTVTIDGNSNTSPSAQLVSVKTNTLNVQIDPAGGDIIGLSLPKYPAWLPEEDEEVPPFELLVQKSDCVSGSVTCEYTAQSALMRADGPQANNQRPLYNVKQHSFTLDDGKDTVVVDLTRSTDELNLTKRYTFVRDSYDIRMDYIIENTGDTVWQDRFYAQLKRDGSEDPSTVNSSAPMNTYNGAAVRSVDKPYVKLPFKDFSKSRFEQNVEGGYAAMLQLYFVTAWVPDQTQRHTYYTNLSHDQQYHFVGFIDNVAVQPGQTVTVGADLYAGPKDQARLKELADGLQLTMDFGWLWFLAQPLFTLLKFIQSIVGNWGWSIILLTVCVKAIFYPLNATSFRSMAKMRKLGPKMAELKEKHGEDRQKLSQEMMELYKKEKVNPMGGCLPILVQMPVFIALYWVLQESVELRQAPWLGWIHDLSQMDPYFILPLIMGGSMFAQQLLNPTPPDPVQAKVMKLMPVIFTVFFLWFPAGLVLYWVTNNTLSIIQQFIITKKIEKEST from the coding sequence ATGGATCTGCAAAGAACACTCCTGATAGGCGCCGTAGCTGTTGTTGGTGTACTGACACTCCAACAATGGAACGAAGATTACAATCAACCAGCCCGACCAACCGGGGAAGAAGCAATAACAAGCATGTCCAATGTCTCTATCGCACAAAGCGGTTCAGACATGCCGACACTCTCCTCCGATAGCGCAGGTACGGTTACCATTGACGGTAATAGTAATACATCGCCATCCGCTCAACTTGTCAGCGTAAAGACAAATACCCTTAATGTTCAGATTGATCCCGCCGGTGGCGATATTATCGGTCTGAGCCTGCCTAAATACCCTGCCTGGCTACCGGAAGAAGATGAGGAGGTTCCTCCCTTCGAACTGTTGGTACAGAAATCAGACTGCGTCAGCGGCAGCGTGACCTGTGAATACACTGCACAGAGCGCACTGATGCGAGCTGATGGCCCACAGGCTAACAACCAGCGTCCACTGTACAACGTCAAGCAACACAGCTTCACCCTGGATGATGGGAAGGACACTGTTGTTGTTGACCTGACCCGTTCCACCGACGAGCTGAACCTGACCAAGCGTTATACGTTTGTCCGTGACTCTTATGATATCCGCATGGATTATATCATTGAGAACACAGGTGATACCGTATGGCAGGATCGCTTTTATGCACAGCTGAAACGCGATGGTTCTGAAGATCCAAGCACCGTCAACTCCAGCGCACCGATGAACACCTACAATGGTGCTGCGGTGCGTTCTGTGGACAAGCCTTACGTGAAACTGCCCTTCAAGGACTTCAGCAAGTCCCGCTTTGAGCAGAATGTCGAAGGTGGCTATGCGGCTATGCTGCAGCTGTACTTCGTCACCGCGTGGGTGCCGGATCAGACTCAGCGCCATACCTACTACACTAACCTGTCCCATGACCAGCAGTACCACTTTGTCGGTTTTATCGATAACGTCGCTGTTCAGCCGGGTCAGACTGTTACCGTAGGTGCTGACCTGTATGCAGGTCCAAAGGATCAGGCTCGTCTGAAAGAACTGGCCGATGGTCTGCAGCTGACCATGGACTTTGGCTGGTTGTGGTTCCTGGCTCAACCTCTGTTTACCCTGCTGAAGTTCATTCAGTCCATCGTGGGTAACTGGGGCTGGTCCATTATCCTGCTGACAGTGTGTGTAAAAGCGATCTTCTATCCGCTGAACGCTACCAGCTTCCGTTCCATGGCGAAAATGCGCAAACTGGGACCGAAGATGGCAGAGCTGAAAGAGAAGCACGGCGAAGATCGTCAGAAGCTGTCCCAGGAGATGATGGAGCTGTACAAGAAGGAGAAGGTCAACCCAATGGGTGGCTGTCTGCCAATTCTTGTTCAGATGCCTGTGTTTATTGCCCTGTACTGGGTACTGCAGGAATCTGTTGAGCTGCGTCAGGCGCCATGGCTGGGCTGGATTCATGACCTGTCCCAGATGGACCCATACTTCATCCTGCCGCTGATCATGGGTGGTTCAATGTTCGCTCAGCAGCTGCTGAACCCAACTCCGCCAGACCCTGTTCAGGCGAAAGTGATGAAGCTGATGCCTGTTATCTTTACCGTGTTCTTCCTGTGGTTCCCGGCTGGTCTGGTACTGTATTGGGTAACCAACAACACGCTGTCGATTATCCAGCAGTTCATCATTACCAAGAAGATTGAGAAAGAAAGTACTTAA
- the yidD gene encoding membrane protein insertion efficiency factor YidD codes for MQNSVTSTIKDLPRLLAKGLIQVYRYCISPLMAGRCRFYPTCSAYAQEALDSHGFLKGSKLTILRLLRCHPWHPGGFDPVPEPSDRLNRTESDNHSHQPESVARTSWICKEHS; via the coding sequence ATGCAAAACAGCGTGACAAGTACGATCAAAGATCTGCCGAGACTACTCGCCAAAGGTCTGATCCAGGTCTATCGCTATTGCATAAGCCCTCTTATGGCAGGGCGCTGTCGATTTTATCCAACCTGTTCCGCTTATGCTCAGGAAGCACTCGATAGCCATGGTTTTCTGAAAGGCAGCAAACTCACTATTTTAAGACTGCTGCGTTGCCATCCCTGGCATCCGGGAGGCTTCGATCCGGTGCCGGAACCCTCAGACAGGCTCAATCGGACAGAATCAGACAATCATTCCCATCAACCAGAATCTGTGGCTCGGACATCATGGATCTGCAAAGAACACTCCTGA
- the rnpA gene encoding ribonuclease P protein component: MSFAFSRDKRLCSAADFKQVFDRADIKVSSRHLLILARVSDHDHSRLGLVIAKKNIRKATGRNRVKRHIRETFRLKQGELGHLDIVVLARRGLDELENYDINKLLSRQWHKLARRLGEWEQSRQLEDRQPKAVDKTT; encoded by the coding sequence GTGAGCTTCGCTTTTAGCCGCGATAAGCGGTTGTGCTCAGCAGCTGATTTTAAGCAGGTATTTGACCGGGCTGATATCAAGGTATCCAGTCGGCACTTACTGATTCTGGCGAGAGTGAGCGATCACGATCATTCCAGACTGGGTCTGGTAATTGCCAAAAAGAATATCCGTAAGGCCACCGGTCGAAATCGTGTCAAGCGACATATCCGTGAGACATTTCGTCTGAAGCAGGGCGAACTGGGTCATCTGGATATCGTAGTACTGGCACGCCGAGGCTTGGATGAGCTCGAAAACTACGACATAAACAAACTGCTATCCAGACAGTGGCACAAGCTGGCACGTCGTCTGGGTGAGTGGGAACAATCCAGGCAGCTTGAGGACAGACAGCCCAAAGCTGTGGATAAAACCACTTAA
- the rpmH gene encoding 50S ribosomal protein L34: MKRTFQPSNLKRARSHGFRARMATKSGRAVINRRRAKGRKRLSA, from the coding sequence ATGAAAAGAACTTTTCAACCATCTAACCTGAAGCGTGCTCGTTCCCACGGTTTCCGCGCTCGTATGGCTACCAAGAGCGGTCGTGCTGTTATCAACCGTCGTCGTGCTAAAGGCCGTAAGCGTCTGAGCGCCTGA